The Magnolia sinica isolate HGM2019 chromosome 9, MsV1, whole genome shotgun sequence sequence aaaaaagaaaatcttGGTTGTGCCATCTATCTTGTTACATACACTGAACCATTAAGTATAGAAGTAATTCCTAGTAGGCAAAAGATCCTTGGAGCTTATAGAGATTTATTTAACCTAGAATGTTAAATACAAAATCCCAAATAATGCCCAAACAAAGGTTTGACTCAATATTTATGGAagttttatgacaatttaaacaTAAGGCACAATaccaaattgaagaataaatTAAGTATTGTACTGCTAAACAGATCaatacattttattttcaaagaactATCAATGCAAGAAATCTCTACTTGAACACAATGCCCAAACCTTTCAAAGTCTTATGCAACTTTCATCATTTTATTAAATCAAAGTCAAAGAAATAAAGCAAATCATGTTCAATTTAAAGAAGATGATCCACTTTTGCATGACATCCACTCTGAGCAGTTGTTCCAGCTATTGTTGTGAAATGGGTcgaaaaatttaagattttcagtgaccacatcccaaaaaaaaatcaatcgacataccccaaaatcatgcctTTGAGCGATAAAGGATTGATCACAATAAAAGCATCAAGACAACGAGGGATTTCAAAATCCAGAAACACGGATGCTAACAAGATCCATCAAATCAAACATGCGAAACTATAAAAGAACCGAGGCAAGTTACATTTCCATGTTTACCTGCAGTAGTAAGCATGTCCTGAGTAATTCCATGTCTTGGTTGCACCAAAGCAATTAGCTAATTATTCCAAAGGAGTTACAAGAGATTTAGAAGGACCATGAATCAATTTTTCATGAACAGTGACATATAATGCAAAGGAGTTTTGAGACAGTACCTGTATTGCAATAATGAACTCTGAAACCAAGAAAATCTTCAAATTCACAATAGCCCACACCTTTAGCAGCAAATTGACCAATTAATAGGACAATACAAGTAAAACTTAAGTAAcaagaatggatgaaaaacaacaTAAATTATCATTTTATTCCATCTGTAACTGAAATTTTGCATGACAGAAGGAAGAAACATTCATATAGAAAACCAAGAAATTATACTTGGACACTCGTACTCGGAGGAACCTTGCAAAGTTAAATGATGAACTTTATAAAGTCCACCAAATCATGACTCGCAATATACAAGAAGTTTTTGGTGTCGGTGAAAAATTGGATCGTAAGTTCATCCTGATGTTTTTCTTTTACATGGGCTCGGTCATTATGTATTAATGATTTGTCTTAggcattgtttgtttgttttgcaaATTTTGTGGAGTGAAACAGCTTTGTGTTTGTAGATGATAAGTAACACCAAATCAAACAGCTAGACAAGGCTTCAAAAAGCTTAGATCCCTACAATGCTAAAGTATGGAGAACAAATCCCAAATCAAAGAAAGTGCCTTACTAATCCCAATGCAACTCTATATGTTCTTTCAAAAGATAAAGTCCAAACAAATCTGAATCAGATAGACTAACAAGTCTGAGAAAGCAGTCAAAGAAGGCAAAACATGGAAGCAAAGCACCTCAACTAATTCAGTATTATGTACAATTCCACTTCCATGAGGAGGAAATACATCTTATAGGCTTATAGCAATACAAAATGTTCAGTTGGGGGGTTAGCCCAACAATATGAATGAAGTGGGGGCTGGCTGTGGTTATTTGTTCTTTCATGAATTGAAATAATTACTATTCAGTTCATTAGAAAATCCAAACACAAGCTGAGCCAAGTGTAAATATGCGCTGTTTGGCGAATCCTGAGCCCGTGATATTGAAATACAAAAAACTTCCAAGCCACTTACAAGCATATGCTGTTTGGATGAGCTTATGTTTCTGATTTCAGCTGGTCCTTTGTGACTTACAATCCAACAGGCAACAGCTCCCTTGATAGAGAGAGCTTCAGGACTACAAGATGGCACGCTCCCCATCGGGAATGAGATAAAATAGCTATACATGGAGTAACAAAAATGCAATGGGGATTTTTCAATCAGAGTGTCAAGGGTTAGAGAGAGAAGATTTAGGTTTGTTGTCAAATTAAAGCTAAAGGGACCTTCAGAACAACGGAAAACTGGTTccttcagaaaaaataaaaagaaaaagaaagctgtGATTCCACAAGGAAAACTTACTAAACAAATGAGCAGAGACAACAGAGAAAGAAGGTGCTCTGTAAtttaaaggacaaaaaaaaaatgtactcATAACATAGAACATAATCATATAATTATAGACTTTTTTCTACAAGAATGGCAACATGGAATCCTTACTGGACATAGGGGTATCATGCATCTGAACACCTAATAGACTATCATCTTAAAGTGATAAAACACCGAAGAAATCCTCGCTGATAGCATGGACAAATTAGAAAAGATACTGTAAAGAACAAGAGGCAGCAACATCATATGAACATTTCTGAAACTCTGAAAGTGCAGAACTTTCTCAAAAACACTAATACttccaatgaaaaacaaaatcaaactttGGGAAGATAGCAACTTTAGAAACCATTACCAACAAACAACAGTTCGAACAAAGAATAAGAGAATAACTGAGAACTACTAGAATAAATGAAATACAGCATACAAAATGGCAAGGGAAAAGCAACGTCACCAAGAGTCGCTCGACCTGATCCTCACCATTAACTCAAGCCGTTTAACCACTAACAATGATTCTTCAGCTTTCTCTTTAGCCAGTGCAGCCTCTGTTTCAGCATGTTGCTTAGCAAGGTCTGCAGATTCCAGGGCGACCTCCAACTGCTTCAGATGAGCACTGATCTCACCTAACTTTATCATGCTATCAATTAGCTCTCTGCATCACATACAAAAGAATCCAATGATATATGAGAAAGTCTAAAAGCATGTGCACACCCAAAGTTCAAGCGATATCTAAAAACCTCACAAGCTCAGACACCACCAAGCAAGCTAATTATTTGTATGGAATGTTATTTAAAAGCAAATTTTGCTCCTTCAACCTAAATTAAGTTTTTTTATCGACCCCAGACCCAATTCATTCAAACATATGGTGCAAAGTCATTAAAGTATATATGCCATGATCACAACTGCATCAGCCAGCAACTGGCAGCACTCTTATCCATTTTAAAGCTAACCCAAACATGGCAAGATATGTATTTGACAATATTGTAACAAGGGAAAGGACATACTTCTGTAAACTGGCAAATTTTCTGGGTATATCATCAGAACATGAAACATCAGGGATCTCTTTCAGCATTAATTTCCAAGACATCAGTTCATCCTCCAACTTCCTTACATTCAGCTGGACCACTTGTAGTTCAAGTAAATCCTTTTCTGCCCTCTCTCTGCGGCTCTGTTCAACGAAAAAGAAGATGACCAATAGTATAATATTCAAGATATTAGCATGGAAAACCTGATGTGTGGAACTTCCTGATCTTTTAGCTACTGCAATTGTGCCCACATGTCTGCGAattcttctcatcattctcttctcCACAAAAATCACCAGACAACCCAATATAACCCCTTCCCCAAACCACCACTAACAATGCCCATGCAACTGCATTGGTAAAATGTAACCACTGCATTGGTGACAAATAGATCAGAATCAAAGCCATGCCGAAGCACAGAAGCGTGAATCTCCTTACCCAATATCGGATGCGGAAGCGGCACCAACGACAAGGCTTTCAAGAGGGAGGAGATGGTGAAACTGTCAGGTTTAAGGGCGGGTTTGAATGATGCCAAGGACGAGAAGAGCCTAAGGGCTTCGGAGTGCTGGTCATGTGAAGAATAGGCAATGAGCATGGCGTTGAAAGAGAAGATATTTCTGTGGGGAATTTCATCGAACACCTTGCGGGCGTGATGGATTTGGCCGGATTTGGAGTACATGGAAACGAGCTTTGAGGCGAGGAAGTTTTCGGGGATGACCGAGAGGAGGATGAGCCGGGCATGGATCTACTTTCCCTGGAAGAAGAAGTTGTGGTTAGCGCAGTGCTGTAAGAGATGGCCGCAAGCCCGGTAGTCGAAGAAGCCATTAGAGtcgatgagaaagagagagagagaggtgtggatTTTGGGGGTAGAGAGGACGTGCAACTTTGGGGATTTTCGGATTTTGGGGGTAGAAAGGGCGCGCGATTTTGGGGATTTCCAGATTTTGGGGAGAGATGGAGGGACGCGGTTAGctagggaaacggattgactactctccctgacaccacccaatggctggtggtcggtggtttttgggccccaccatgatgtatgtgtgtcatccattccgtccacatatttttataaatcattttacaatatgagtaataaaatgaggtatatccaaatatcaagtggaccacgttacaggaaacagtgttgaatgagggtcgaccattacaaacattttggggccataaaagttttggatcgagctgttctttggtttttctattcatctgggcatgtattacctaatcaacagattggatgtcaaataaacaaactaatgggccttatgaggatttgaatggtggatatccaatcactattgttttcatgtgttattgtccacgtgagatttatatccatctcatgtTTGAGGTCaactcataaaatgatatgaaaaaatggatgaacagaatggatgaaatgcatacatgatggtggggccctcagagcactgaccactagccacgaAGCTagtggcggggggagtagccaatccatttctgttAGCTACAGAGGACAAAAGTGGCCTACGTCCTACCCCTGCTCGGACCATGATCGGTCCAtcagggctctgtgaggcccaccgttatgtaatGATTTTATTCACACTGTTAATCTATTTTATTACATCTATATACAGTAGTATGCAAAAATTGAGGCAGGTCCACGGCTCTAgtaagccacaccaaaggaagcatcaGTGATAATGATGCACACGGTTGAAACCTTtggaagggccaccatgatgtattttttaccatctaacctattcataaggtcatgtagacccggataaagtgaaaacacaaatatcaacttgattagaAACTTCTGCAGGTCTCaccaagtttttaatgatgagagtttaatccccactttgtggtcaacTTAAGCATTGGTTCCAACTAATTTTTGGGTTCAGGCCCTAACATTATttgtaaatatggatggacggtgtggataaaaatcttacatcaatatgggccccacatagccctattTAGACGAATCAGGTGGGGTAGGAGGAATCCGCTTCCATAACAACTGGGCTCGTGGCAGAAGCAGATTGgccagtgtacctcacaccagctatctagttgctgtattgatgttagcaagttctgagGGTCTAATTATaatatatgtcttatatccaaaccatccatccatttctcaagctcatattaaggcttgagacgaaaaataagacagatctaactatcaagtggaccacactacaaaaagcaacgagggattgaacgtctaccattgaaaaccttttagggccacagaagttttggatcaatgtgaaatttagatcaatctgatctttgttttttccctttatcagggcctatatgatctaatcaacagattgggtgtcaaataaacaatacgatgggccttatgaggattttaatggtggatatccaatcaatattgttttcttacgatgtggtccactttagatttatatccctatcactTTTtttaatcaagccctaaaatgatctgtacaaatggatgaaatacatacatcatggtgggcccatagaacacCAAACACCAGCCACCGGGCTCTATTCAATGCCGTTCTCCTGCTGTATGTATTCGGATTCATGTTACCAAGAACCTCTCATAGCAGGTGTTATAGTCTAAATGATATTGATAGGTCCAAGGTAGAGACACCTGAAACATTCTTATCGCACGAGCTTACAGAAATTGTTTTCTGTCGTACTGAACGGAATGTCTGTCGTAAAGAATGGAATTGTAGTCTTATCGAACGGAATGGTAAGCAGGGAATCCAAAGGTTTGACCTCTAAACTAGAAAACTCAGGAATGCAATGCCTCACACAAATTGGGTCACTCGATCATTTGAAAATTCGCCGagaacaaacaaaaacaaaaaaaggaactAATTCAGTTTTGGAATGAGTTTTACAATGATTTATTTCTTAAGGGTGCGCTTATATACACAGTACACAACAACTTAAGTGGtctccactacagatttttatctccctcattctttggctcatgacttaaaatgatatctcaaaatgatttctcaaaatggatggacggctcatgacttaaaatgatatctcaaaatggatgaacggtggtcTCCACTCTGCTTACGGCTTCGATATGACTCCtttttggatcaacccttaaaatgattcgttaaaatgaatggacggagtggatcagtaacatacatcatgatgggccccaaaaTCTAAGCACTTTCCCCCATCACCGGCCCCTAAAACAAATCCCTTTTAATCCTCCCACGTGCGCACCTCCATTGAGTGTCAACGGTGCTGTGCTGAACACTGAATTTTCTAAAATATATAGTGTCTTATTACATACACACACAGAGATAGATATATAtggtgaaaataataaaaatgagaggAAATCCTGAAAACTAATGATGTTAGGATATATGATTAGTAGATATAATCCTAAAATCTAGACTGATCAAATTGTCTAAAAACTTCTagggcctctaagaaattttaaatagtagaggttcaatcacattatttcctatggtgtggtccacttgagctttggatgttatCTGTTaacacggatggatggagtggataaaataaataaataacagtggaccccacggagtttactctggtaaggactttttgaggcccaccacaatttatgtgttatatctaatccgtccatctattttgaaatataattttaggctgTCATTCCATAAAACGAGGtatatcgaaggctcaagtggaccacatggtaagaaataatggagattaaatcacacgtgattcctatggtgtggtccacttgggccttcaatatatttGAATTTTGGGATCATTCACTAAATGtatttataaaaatgaatggacggaaggGATAGaccatatacatcacggtgggccccacttaggtactcaatccatgcccaaaataatTGGGCGCGCACTGAAAAGAGAGCCGCgcgcccaaatctctctctctctctgcctaaaACCGATTCTCCCTCTTTATGCCCAaaaccctctccctccctctatctctctctctctctccctctctctcaatcatCCCATTTTCAAAGCCCTAGCATTTTCCAGCTTTGAAAATCTTGCTGGAGAATTACTTGGGTTTCGATGGCATTGCAGATTGCGATGATGGGTGATGATGGAATTGGAGTCTGTGATTGATAAGGCGGAGATGACTCCGGTCGATATCAGTGAGATCTTGATCAAGAACAGGATAGACAGGGAGAAGGCAATGGCGGAATTGCTCGAGGCATTGAAGAGCCGTGCTGAGAGGCCACGGAGAAGGCGATCGGTGATTGTGGGAGACAATGGCAATGAGAATTTTGGCCTGTTTTGAAGAGGAGAAAAGATAGAGAGGGATTGAGAgtttttgttttttggatttttgaaatttgggtggtGGGGCTTTTTTGCCAGAACTGTAAGAACCTtctctctgatttttttttagtagtttatattttgtcttttgtttgtttgatctttgaatttaataaaaaattatataatataatatttgataTTATCTATGAATTTGCATTTGCATCTTgctgaatttgttttttttttttcctttcttttttaaattcttaTATTAAACAGTTCATGTTATTCTAGAATCAATCTGATTGGACATTGAAATCTGCACCCGCATATtttataaatccaacccatctttCCAGTTGTTGTGATATAGTAGTACAACTCTTCTAATGTTTACTTACCAAAAGTAGAAACTAGTGCTATTGGAAAAGTGCTATcttcttattaatttttatatttttatatttatgtcATTTTATaatcaatccacaccatctacttCTCATATCATCATGTCGATAGGTgttgatatctacacccacccttttttcaaaaatccatcctTTTCTTTCCAATTTTGTGCAGTAGTACAATTAGTGCTGTTGGGAAATCTTATAAAGTATTGTTTTATATAGTTCATGTCATTCCTAGAATCAATCAACGCCATGTATATCTTCTATCATGATGTTGATATGTACATCCACCCATTTTATAATTCCACCATATTATTTCCAGTTTCATGATTTAATGGTACAGCTTTTCTAGTGTTACATACCGAAAAGTAGAAACTGGTGCTATGATATCTACACCCACCTCTATGATATCTACACCCACCTGTTTTATGAATCTACCCCATTATTTTAGTTTTTGTGATATATTCGTGCAACTTTTTTACAAGATAAAATTAATGGAGAATTGTTAGGGTGGAATATTGGATCATTTAATTATTTGtgaaaaatcataataaaattttcattaatcTGCTCAATTTTCAACTGGCACTTGCGCAGAATTTGACTTTGGCTGTAGCAGACACCACTTAATTTAATATTGAAAGCATGTAGAGATTTTTTTCTagagtaaaataaaaatatagttcTCATTAATCTGCTACATTTTTCAACAGGTAATGGCGTGGAATTGAACTTTTGAACTAGCAAAAATTtcttaatttgaattttaaaGCGTGTCGATTTTTTGAGCTCCATTTTTAAAGGGAACTCTTGGTTCTGTGGCTTGAGAGGAAATGAGCTCCTTTGTGAAGTCGATGAGGATTATATACGAGATGACTTCAATTTATGTGGACTGCAAGGACAGGTTCCCTATTATGATTATGCCTTGGATATGATCTTGGATGATCACTCTTTGAGTGGATGATTTTAGTCACTAAATCTTAGTACTAATGTGTATACAATTGCCATTGATGGCTGCAGGTATCAGGATATTGCATCTGGGCTCATAGATCTCTCCATTATCACTTGCATGCAACTTGCAGATAACCTCTGGAATTAGAACTAATAGACTATATTTGCATTTTGCAACTTTCAGGTATCGAATCTGTTCATATGTGGGAGGGTGAGGTAAGAATACCATGCATACTGAGTTATATCATTAACTGATATTTTATGACCAATTCAACCATCAGATTAATGTGAATGAGCCTCAATGACATATCATATGTGCATCAAAATAGATTAATCGCACATATGGTATGCTGTGAAGCTTGTTATTCTGGCTATCAggtttgtttttccttcttttttttttatgtttaactTTTCTTTTATATACATTCAAGGGAATGGTCAGACACTTGGAGCTGATGAGATCGACAATCCCTTTGGTTGGGAATGGTCAGACACTTCATAGTACACTAAAAGCGGTTGCACTGATCTGAATTTATTTTGCTCGTACAGTTGTATGTGCCAAGATAAAGTTCaaaatgtgaatatacaactcatttctaaggtttcaatggttgatctTTTTATAAACATTTGCTGCACGGGCATGTCAAATTGTGCTTTGAAAATACGGCTGATTCAATTTTGGGTCATTGagttttgattgattgatttatgcATCAAGGCTACTAAGAAGTCAGTTCTCAGTCACTATCTGCGTCTAGTGCTGCAGACTCAAGAGGTAACAGTGAAGCTGGAAAAGAAGCTAGAGGATTTGCATATAGAATCattagatctacacatgcatgccttagctcagatattcacatctcatgttctatttatttataattttttattttcagataatcTCTATAATAAAATGTGTCACTTCATAAAattagcaatttttttttcttttcttttgaatgtggatggttggaatatatTTAAAATCTTTAGTTTTACGAATGCATGCCTTAAATAAGATTTTCACATCtcgttttctatttatttatagttATTGGGACTGTGCACCAGTTGTCACTAGATTGTTGagcaatgagccaaaaatgatAGAGATTGGACTGCTCTAGTCCATGTTCTGATTGAGAACTTGATTTCCATGCAAGAAAAGGTCAATGACAACTGCTGTATTTTTTGGCGATGGCTCTGTTCTAGCTATATTGCTGCAGAAGATATTGTCATTTTATGGGACCTAGACACAAATGTTCTTgtagctgtaattggagagacTCTTACAGTGATCGAATTGTGTTGTGTGTGCAAAGAAGACATTTAAtagctgtaattggagagacCCTACAACTTTGCATGTCTTACACTTGTGTATGTTTATTCCTTCTCCTTCACCTCTGTATGttggttctttctttcttattctggatcattgctgaaaaattattgatggttatcatacacattaatttgacGTGAAAGCTTACTAGAAGAGATGTGGCCTTGGTGCAAAGAAAGAGTGCCATAGAAAaaggttcattttttttttttttgtgttttttcatGCAGAACTCTTtattttcattgatgatttcattgaATTAAAGTTGCatttctttggaaattggtttgggatctgtttgatagtattttgatatttgataagttGAATTCTTAAAGAAGTGATGACGAAGAAAAGGAGGAGGTTAATTGATAAACAGCCCAATGGCAGTAGTGGAGGTGATTCAAGTGGGAGCCATGATCTTGAAACACAACTCAAGCTTTATGGTACAGAtttcaaagaactcaagtggttttttcttttcttttccttttttttaacacCTTTCTTTTTGGAAGACTCTGAAATGGCATTTGGTTGTTTTGTTTCTTCAAATTTGGCTCTCCAATGCTAGAAAATGGTAGCTTTCATTTCAGGTTTTTAAATTCCTAGGGCCTCAACTGCAAAAATTCAGAACCCAAATCCAATtgttgatttttggattcaaaattAT is a genomic window containing:
- the LOC131254995 gene encoding putative pentatricopeptide repeat-containing protein At3g13770, mitochondrial; translation: MYSKSGQIHHARKVFDEIPHRNIFSFNAMLIAYSSHDQHSEALRLFSSLASFKPALKPDSFTISSLLKALSLVPLPHPILGKEIHASVLRHGFDSDLFVTNAVVTFYQCSCMGIVSGGLGKGLYWSRRERAEKDLLELQVVQLNVRKLEDELMSWKLMLKEIPDVSCSDDIPRKFASLQKELIDSMIKLGEISAHLKQLEVALESADLAKQHAETEAALAKEKAEESLLVVKRLELMVWAIVNLKIFLVSEFIIAIQLIALVQPRHGITQDMLTTAASVFLDFEIPRCLDAFIVINPLSLKGMILGYVD